The Homalodisca vitripennis isolate AUS2020 chromosome 7, UT_GWSS_2.1, whole genome shotgun sequence DNA segment CATAAAAAGTATCCGTAACTGATATAACGAGAGTGTCTTTCCTGGATTTTCCCTcgaaatttaagtaatatttttcgtGAGATGCTTCTTATTATGTAACTCACCATactgtattaaattgtaaattaaggAGATGAACATAGTGTCTAGTTTATTCAGGTCCGAAGGAGATACTGCAACATGCCTTCTGCTTGAATTAGTATATGtcccaaatgagcctgatcacctcattaaaatatctaattaaagagCTAGTctttaacgtttggacgaaatatTCAAGCCTGGACGTATTAcattttgcctaacctaccataagggcgcatgagaaattcattttagcgagtgaaggacatcggctactgctaCAAGTAGGTCAACAGCTGTTACCGGTAGGGCAAGCATAGATTGATAGCGTCATCCCCGTTTAAACATGCCTACGAGTAAGGAACCTTCTAGTGGCTTCTGGGCATTGATGATACGACATTTGAGACTATAAGAACCCTCTACACTTCGGTGgattaatattttggtttaaagcagaacattttagaggtaagcaggtgtccttattaataatatgtataatcatggacAGAATATCCATTAAGTAATGGTAATATCAAACGTAGTAATTGAGGAGCTAGTTTCACCAGAAACGAACTTTTTCATATATGAAATTGTGTTATCAATTTACAGCGACTTGGTgtgtataactttattatttaaaatttgtttattgttattaacttttattGGATTAATTATGCCCACACAcaagatttaaatgtttataaacactttaaaaaatacaaaaatattttttacatagaatTAAACACGCTCAGAGGTTAATGAAGAGTTTCACAGTAGAAATGTAATACCGCAGAAGATCTCAAAGAACCAAAGACACGTTTTCCAAACGGTCTCATGATTTCCAATATATTCGCGGTTTCCAAATAAAGTAGTAAATGGAATAATATATTTCACTAAACGTTAGTGAATCTAGAACTTGAGAGGCTggataaatataatttctgtcctttgtttatttttctacctCTCTGTATGTACGCATGATATATCGAAAAAGAACAGACCTATAGACTTTAAGGCTTACATGAATCTATCATTTTATATGAACAACATTGAGTTCGTTGATGGCACCCCATGGAAATTAGCTAAGCGTTATTGTTGCATTCATCTTATGGATAAAAGCGATGGCAACGTTAAAATAAGAGAATAATGAAGtttgtaatgatataaaattaataaatttaaaaaaatttgtgaaaCGTCATGGTAAGACATTGcaacaatatttgattttaacacacTCTTGCATtctagtaccctccctagcttaTATAAACCTTTATTAATTGAACTCTGCTACGTAattaacttaatgaataaaaatctaaatgtacCAATGTGCAAATTTTCTTGAGAATGATTTCATTTGTAAACTTTTAGTTTGACAAATAAACTTTATTCGATACTGAATGTCCAACCATCAAATTTGTCTGAGCTAAAGTGAAGCCTAAAACTTAGGAGGATTgtacaatttgtaattgttaTGCCATatagatgtaaatatttcttgtccATTTGTGTGTCTGTGCCCAAGACATCTAGAGAGTGAAATGAGCTTTGCATTGGAATTTCTTTATACTTCAACTAAACATTTTACGCATCAAGTGGTACAAGTGGAGTACTTTGAAAACATTGCTTGAGTGCTACAGAAAGACTTTATAAACTCCGTGAAAAAGAATGTGCGATAGAAGAAAATGAGCTGTGATCTTGATATAAATGTGTTTGTAGTTGGGTGGTAAGAATGACAGAAATGAATATTAttggattattttcaaaaattactcaGTTAGCTTCATTTATCATTGAGAATCATTAGCTTTTAATTTCTGTAAGagtataagtaattaaatacaaatattaaatatggtaTTAACTCAAATATGTGGTATTTAAAGTACTAAATGACGAATGTTTTTAATAGTTgttaagtttaaactttaattccGCATTTGAGTGGAACCAATTTTGTCATTTGACTTAAAGGTTTATCCTCTGAGACAAATTATTActacttaaatatattgtaaagtaattGATTCTAGAAAGACTGCAACATACACTAGAAATTTACGTAATGCAAACTAGGTGATCAAATTAATTCctgaacattttatatacttGCCGTTCATCATACAGAAACtgaaacatgtaaaaatgtattatgagtGATCCTTATCTATTGGAATAACATAATTAGATTATTATTCCTATGTGAGCTTAATAAACctacatttattttgttctaaCTATAATATAGTATACAAACTTTTAATAGATATTTCATATAGAGAAATAGCGGCTGGGAGTGTGCAGTGATTCGGAACAATAAACGTAGTTCAAAGAGGTAACACCTGGTGTTTCTCCACCTGTCGTCAGTAAAAACAAACTCGCGaagtattttagtaaaaagaGTACGAACATTTATTGAGTGACAGATGAGCAATGTGAcctaaatacacacacacacacacacacacacacacacacacacatcatattattttcctaacattaaaactatactagtacaatatttcaaaaatacctgGATTACATACGCATTTATACCTAACAACACAACCTGTTGGATTTGTTGTTATATTAGATATATTACATAGAACCagattcagatatttaccatgaCGTTCCCGTGTTATAATAATAGATAGATGTAGGTCTGATATCATAAAAATGTGATACAAAGTGAATAAGTCATGTTCACAATTATGATAAACAGATTTAgtactctttaaacttaaaatataacaactagCTAGTCAACTCATGTTAAAGTAACTAACCACTTATGGGTGCACGTGTATAGAGTGTAAAACACTCACACTAAAACTTCCCACTATCCCTGGCCAGCCACTGAACTGTTAGTTCCACTCAGAATCTATGAATTATCCAATATTATCTCTACACTAAACTGATTCAATATGATCACTACACTAGTTTTACTGCAAGTCTTTCTGCCTAGGGAAAATCGATATCACGTTTAAATCTTATGCTTTCCTGGGTTTAACCCTCTCCAGTCAGTGATAAAGGATCCACCCTGCGGATCGTAGACCGCTTTCGTGGACAATAATGTCGTACGCCAAGTTGAGCAATGGCTttcttgacatattttatttccatttaatgCAGGAAAAGAAAAAGTAGTTGCCATCATCATGCTTGAACTTCCTATAAGAGCACTCTCAGAGCAATGCATAATCTTGCCCTTAATGAACAGGTAATCTTGTAAATTTCCACAAACAACAAGTAAAACGTGCGATTGAACCTCGTCTAATTTATTTCCTTCCCTCGTCTCTGTTCCTTTAGGCATCTGGTTTCTGTGGACCCAAAGAAACTGAAGAATGTTATATTAGCTCATTTACTGAGAATAATACAGTACAAATCAAGGAACTGCTTCTAATCTTTATTAATtccgtttaatttttaatattagttttataattgatGCAAAATATGCCTAGTGTTTAGGTGTCTTCTGAAGTATGTCGTTTCTCTTTATCATATCATAATTGtgcaaactttaaaactaaaactggtttctgaaatgaagtttaaaacaataaaggaCAGGCAGACAAGGCACAAAAAAACTAAGTATTCTTGaccaagttttatattaaattttttatatatcttggTTTAAAGTACAAATCACCAAAATACTACtggaacaataattataaaatacctgTACTTACTAAcatataatttctatatattcGTAATTGTGAAAACAttagttctaaaataaatatacaaaattatttattttataaaaaaatacatctttGCTCCGTATGTTTCTAATATCAGTTTCCACACTGCGTGTCGATTCCAGGTAGAGGTGTCAGTTTGACAGTTTCTAGGGCTTGATCCGCCTCCTTTAGTCCCTTGATGATCGTCGGAGAGTAATCTATATCATTGTTCTTGGCGTTTACTACCCCAACTCCGGCGAATGGTAGGTAAGTTTCATTACCTGAAATATGTACATTTATGTTAATATACTTCgtaaatacagtataaaactgtataatttaatatgatgTGTACTATTTAGTTATAAGTTTGAAAATCGTAACAAATatcaattattcaaatattttggcCTTGCAATGGAGAACCACCTTCAGTCAACATATTAAAAACCAATACCATTCTTGTCATTTGTTGGTCAAGTCTCAGCTAATAACGATACAGATCCTTTTCAGAATCTAAAAGTGGATATGTAAGATTGGCAGTTTCACTTTTGTATATGTGTACTGAAGGTAGTTCTCTCCAGTGACGCTGAAACGTTAAGGAATCTAATTTTGCTAATAGTCGATATACTGGCCATGAAATGGTAACaactaaaatatactatataaatctattaaaaaaaaacttataataatgagTGCTGTTTTCATTTATCACAGCCCAATCCAAGAACCAAGATCCTCATTTCTCATTTGAAATTACCTATGTGTGCTGATGCATTGGTcatcatagtttatttttatacaatgtgtTCAAAAGAGTATCACCAACTTATTTGGCTGATAGTACTTATGATTTCAATCAAAAAATCCCCCCTAAACATCGGCCGGTAAATTTTACGTTTAAGGGCTAGCcgccattttatataaaatagcatTATCTCTAGTAAAATTATAGCTTGTAGGAAAGTACTAGTGTACTAATCTTTTCAAATAGGATATGACAAATAAGatggaaactttaaaaaatgattgtGTGATTTtccttaatgtttaaaaattaccagtaatgtttaaataaaattaaagccaACCATACATTTTTCACGAAATCCGTGAACGAAAATATaaacgaccactttaaaggtacgcttgcacaagccgggagcaacaaacatgtcacagttgagaggcgTCAGCTGTTTGATgatcccggcttgtgcaagcgtacctttaaagtggtcgtgctgcATTATGCCTTGATGGATTTCGTTGAGAATAGTACcattacaatttgtataaaaatttcaaagttatttgcatcttataaaatttttataactgataatGTTTGTTACTCCTGGTTTTTGCAATCACAAGTTTAAAGTGGCCATTCTCGTCTATTCGTTATCGTAGTCCGTTGAAAAATGTACcattgaaattgtataaaatctGCGAAatagttagaaaattaaaatgttgtataggtatactgttatatttaattctcaactttaaaaattgtcaaaaagcGCCGTTTTGTTAATACTAAAGCAAATAACACAATGGCTTTAAAAtttcttcttatttttcaaaacctaattttaaagTGTAGTATTTGTAGCTCTACTAGTctagagtaaaatttttaatgaaaaataaaaattggcagCTGGCATCTAAACGACACATTTATCGACCTATATTTATAGGACACTTTTGTTTGTTATCATGAGTACTATTAggcacagaagtttgtgacactctTTTGCTAACACCTTTTATATAACTCtgataaaattgttgtattttcttTAACGTAGCTTAGCTTTAGGCCAGTCGTGCATAAGCATTTgctacattgtttttaaaatttatttgcgtGCGTTTTTGaacaattatgaaattattttccaaagttactaatttttttcatgttttgtacaaatgattttagaagttttctgtaacaaataattacattcaTATGCTGCTGAAAGTTTTGATGGTAAGAAACGCattcttgattttttaaattgaataatataaataagtgtcTCACGACATTTTAAGATAGGAAATAATTTACCCTTACCTGACACTTGACACTGGTAATATGCCAACACGCTGTTATCTAGATAGATAACGTGTAACTTTTCATCACTGGAAAAGCTATCACCTGTAAGAAATGAAACACGATtaacttatatgttttaatactgtttttttgtttattaaaacaaatacatatatagaGCTTATGCTTTatcaacaaatttatataaaacttcttATCCTTAATACAATCAAATACTTCAAGTATCAAGACATAAAATATGCTGTTGTTCAAAATTTACAACTttcaattatctttttatttcctTCCTTGGACTAcactaaacaataaattataaatttctttgaaCCCATGGTGAAAACCTGTGTCCTACCACGTGACCtgtattatttgtagttttattatttatttttatgacaaatctcaaaattaatacagttataaCGTTATTTACTTCATGCTCAAAATATCAAAAGGGCGATTTACttattgtaataacataataatgcttaatgttttgaaatattcatttcataaattgtttataaaaaatggaaatacCTTATTTTCAGGACGAAATACTTACTTCTGTAAGAACTCTATTgagataaatgtaaaattactttGATTATATAGTTTATACCGCCTTTTAACCATACACCATTTTTAACTATACCTAACATTTTTATCCAGGttcaaaacatatgtttttaggCCTTTTCTTAAAAACGGCTTTATCAGTTTTTGTGATAATTTACATTAtcataaagaactaaattaatattaattcattgcAAAATTAcgctaaaaaattattattttgtcaatTGCTGCAAATATTTTACAACGTATGGAAAGGTGGTCCGAGTGTTACTTTAAGTACCAAAATCTGAGACATTCTTTAAGATAATTATCCAATTAGTGTAATTTGTACTCATTACATTCTATTAAATGAAGTGAAATCTCACGTATCTGAGAATGGGAAAACCCAATTGTTATTAGTAAATGTGTTATTCCGTCTAATTGGTTCAACGCTATCAATccctttgactagagaggctgaaACATGGAATTTCTGCGAATATGTCTCATGACATCTCAAGAACGATCTGTTCTGTAAGCTTGAAATTTTCCACAAAGCTCATTTCTGTATATGGAACATCGATTTAAACGATGCTGCAAGTCAATTAATTGGATTTAGCTTAGCGTTAGGGAAAAACCTTATTACATTAGTGTTATTGGTACCTCAACAGCAAGAATAAAATTACAgagcaaataaatttataaacaatctgAATACAAGcggataaattaaattaacatgaGACATAGTAATACATGCAGCCTAATGCAAAGAGCAAGGGACTTGAAATTCAGCATATAACCTCATAGAGTCCATATACGCGACaagtggtgtggcatactcctaccttgtcatACTGTTAGTCCACGTGAGTAATAGGACGTTTGAGTTGATTAGCTTAGCTTTAACGAAACTTGTTGCACATGGGCctggaaaaatgtaatatctttctgtctgtctggacgatatttctaaaataaaattacccatagatttgaaattgtatatgagaaacactgatgTCAACGGTGATGCACGTTACTCCctcggatttggctgagcgttagtcgaatatttttattttggtcttatgggtaactatgatggaaacgagagtatagtataacaaataaatttgtgaacaaactcTTTATACCCATAAAAGGTGTGTTAATATTTGACATATTAATCCGTGTATTCTACCTGTGACATGGTatgtatacttttattgtttaaatactgaaATGAAACCCACAGAAAACCCATTTAGCAAAACATGCTGAGTAATCATTAATATTTACGATTATCGTTTagcaagaaatttaatttctacaagaatgagttatataatgAGTAAAATTCGTATCAAATTCTTTTTTGTATCATTGCACTGTGAGTCTTTCTGTAGATCTTCCAGCAGGACATCTAGAGAGTGAATTTcgttacataatttatttgaaactttgTGTGAAACCTCAACGACGTCTATTACTCAAAACCTGGTTTAGCGTATAATTACCCTATTATATTGTTAGTCCAGGTGAGTACGGTTGTTTTctgcttaaataaattaatataatggtaATATAATAGTGCGATGAATATTGTTCAAGATTTTTACTACTCCTAATATCGTTACATTCAATTGTTTTACGTCGTGGAATATCGAGCCAGGATGTACTTGCAGTAACGTTAAAAGTACATTACCTAATATTAAGAATACGGATCATAATAGAAAATTGGGATGCAATTCGATATCCAAATCTGGTTTGTTGGTGGCAGCATGTAAATCGCGTAATCCAAAATTTCCATAGAACCTATTTTTAGTTACATAAGGAAACATAATGGTTTATGTATTAAATGAACTGCTCTTTCAGCCAGAAAAAGttgtataatacaataacagTTATTCGTTACTAAGGATGGTAGATTTACGCTCGCTGTGGTCAATATGCGTCATTGTAACTGTTTGAAGTTGATATGTTGATTAGTTTCCTTATAGCCTGAGCAAACATTGCATTGTCATTATCAATCAACTCATCATCATTGTCATTTCAACTAATAATTACAGAACATAGAGCCAATAACATCACCATCTCGTATTTCATGACATATTGAGCTTTTTTATCGTAACACATAGACTTTTTGATCGACAAGTCTAAATGCCACACCTAAACTGCAAGCAGTTATCTCGAAGAGggttaattaaattgtgttagtaTTTCTAACGACCCTTtgtaaacaacaatttaaaagcctattcttttaattaatccatatatttacatctaaaaaatgtcattatattttaaaaaaactgctaaaaaagtacatttattttcattctgcggcaatataccattttacattttgttacaaatagtaaatatatgGCCCGAATATTATGACTAACAGCTAACTACAGCttcaagaaacaaatttaaaaaaaagaatcaataaatAACCCAGTATTATAGATGTAGAAAGTAGTAACAGATATtcaatatataattcaaaataataatagaagcaaaacaaaaataaataatagcaaaGCATTGGTAAATAAAAGATCAAGCAGAAACAgatcaattaattacaaattaaaaccaaataactaaaatgaaaaattatttggatgcaataaaacattttcattttaaatacactaataatcaacaataatatagattttaactGAGTGACAATAACTAGCAACCGACAAGtacaactgattttaaaataacaggTTGTATACAAAAAACAAGATTGAATAAGAGAGTATAATGAGATACAAGATTACTACCATctatgaatgaatgaatggaCTCTATATTCCAAAATAGGatatatttaacactttcagGACGTCAGCATAACACAGACCATCTTCAAAAGAACGATGCAAGAAAGGAGGAAGTATCCATTGTTACAGGCATATTGTAATATGCAAGAAGATGcacttttaatactaatattacacggtattattgaaaaaaataaatgaattaattttcgTATAGTGAATTTATCtgttaaatactataattttatgtacatattattttgtaatattttacaatctacatgaaccttttttattaaaaacacatttatgcCATTTATAACTTTTATGCCTTATCTCCACAGGCTTTCGAAGTTCAAATGTTTCAATGTTCTtattataagataatattttgtttattaaatagcTGATTACTAAAAAATACAATCGTGTATTCCTcaaacagttattataaaccCACTAACCAATTTAAAATCCGTGTATTAGTTATAATATGAGTAAAGCAACATAATATCAGTGGATATTAATGATTCATTAATGATATATGAAGAAAACTTTTTCCACGGTCGAAATATTTTACACTTGGTTGAATTTCACAAAACGTTGTATTTTGCAACAAATAATCATCTGTCGTAATTATTCAGTTTCAAGTTGCGTTTGAAACCATGTAATTTTCCAGTATTCATTagaatattatcaaaattttactgACATCATGAAAagctgttaaaactttcagctgaagATTACCAATGAGGCTGCGATCTATTAAATTGTCTTGCAATTAAAAACctttcttattttaaacatatggATTGAGATTCCTATCCATTGCACATTCTGTGCTTTTTAATCCCTTACAACATTGATCAACAGTTTAAAAGTAAGGTAAAGTGAAAGAGGCCAATGTACAACCCTGTAGACCATATAATACAAAAAAGTCATGTCCTTTTTCACTTGCAtactttcctttttaaaaaataactattcgTATGGGTaactgtgtaaaaatataaaccatcctcctaaaattaaattatacgttCACAcgttacattttgttaataatagtttattcatATACTACAGACATTAATATTTAGTATGATGATTAATTAATTCgattaaacaacataaaacatatttatgtctCTTACCTGTAAAAGTAAGAACTCCATCTTCATTTTCTGCAATTTTGTAACTTTGATTTTCCGCAACTGTCctgtacataaacaaaattacacCATAAACAACGTGTGTAGTTAAATCAATAAAAGAATGCATAATTAAAATACTGAAGTTAACCCACTTGAATGTTAAACTCCAAGCTAAGCcaatttattatatcaataaaaaaatctaacgGACGATATTGTAATATAacgaataaaattatgtgttatcaTGCTATGCAAATAAAATCTGTTCTAAAGAaaacttgttttttgtttgttgtataaATACTTAAGATAGTCTATATAATGAtggttttctttaatttatagcAAGGATTAAATCAATTTGATGTACTGGAAactgtttaaagtatatttttaatacactaatCTCAAACTTTGCTAATCTTTCTGAACAAGCAAATAACAACCGGCTTTGACAGTAACGCAGTGTAGGGTTAACTTATAAAACTACAGGTTAATTGGGTATTTTGCTATTTAATGCAAAACATTCAGTATGTTTTTAAAGTTCCCAAAAATCCAACAAAGATTATCTATGACCATTGGAAAATAATGTTCGTCAAACGCCCtatcaatttaataaacattaaatgtattttaacactTTTCGCCATACGGGCTAAAATACATGTATACAATtagttatagtcttgaatttatttttaattttcttataccAACATTTCTGTAGTCATTAGTGAGAGTGGagtttaaacagaaaataatattcagaagttttagtttacaatttactttttaaatgtatattttcacttAGTTAtaagggaatttaaaatttaaaataaaattttaccgtTAAAATTCGACTAAATATGACACTCTCgacaaatttaaaaccatttattttactagaaatattatttatacattgctaataaacacaaattatttttaaatgtaaaaattataggaATTGTCACTCATCCCTTCAGGCCAGAAGTAAATAACAAGCTGGAAATAGATGCTTTTCACTGAATTAGGTTTTCAGACATGCGTACGAGTGTGTACATTTTCTTGTTCGGggcaagataaaaaataataattcaaccaACACGAATATTAAACGTCTGTACTTCACCTACGAACTACCAATCTACCCTTGCTCCACAATATCTAGATATTTTCGGTTAGTTACGTGTCGCTTCTGTTCATCAATAGGGTTGTTCATATTTAAGTAATACTTCTGTTTTGCTGATCCCAGTGTAGgtttcaactgaaaggtatacactagccagaagtgaacccttttAGGGATAAGTAGAAGTAACAATCGCAATAAGTAGTCGTTTTGTAACTGTAATACACTTTACAACTTCAACGTgcgtatacattttcttgatcaagaCTGTGTTTTAAATGTTACCATACTATCAGAGATAATAGCAAGGAGAAACATCAGTTATTAGAGATAAGTGGAAGAAAACTACAATGGTCCAAAGTAGTATTTTCAGGCAAGTGTGTACTTCCTTGGTTATAGAGACGAGTAGTACTCGATTGTGATACAAGAAACACCTTACACGGGAATCGATTTCAATGGATGTTATAACTAAAGTACGATTCTCTGATTTCTCATATGTGCATTTTTATTGCTCGGGTTGACAGTTGAAACTTAGCTGTCCCACTGAAAATAGATTAAACCTGATTTATATCTTCATGGAAACAGAGATTGAAATATCTTCaagtaaaagttatgttttttaatattgtttaaattttgttaaacaagttttaattttgttttccttatgataAAACGCATTGCTCTTCGCacgaattaaatttgtatttcaccACTTAATCGTATTTCCGAACCTTCGGTTTACTCTACAAGAGTGTGCagtaagaaaactaattttattcctctaactttaactttaataacttaattgtataggattatacataatattgtagTATACTCGTAAAATATGTAAGTACAATAGATTTAAATGCTCATAACTGTACATGTTTATAGACATACATTCATAATTGTTCTATAAACTACCTGTTACCCGCGGATTCAAACGCTTTCTTAAGCATGGCCCGTGCATGAGGCCTTCTGATTCAAGAGAAACGCCGATGCAGAGTTTTAATTGttaccacaatcaagaaaatctgtcagaaaggtgtttttaattcttttttacacGTATGAGACATTTAATATAAGGTAGTCTAACACTCAATCTTTAAGAGAAAacagaagtttatttttatgacaattatGCTTCAAGACATTCAAGTAGTGCTTGGGCATTGAGTATACGTAACTgtctcataattgcagtttataatgtgcaggtgctttgataaTTTTGACAAATATAACGTTCATAATAAAAATGTCCTGTATATACAACATAAACATTTACAGTACGTAAACTTACGTGGTCACTTCggttaattcagtttttattaagtATGCCACAATTGTTACatacatagaaatatttaatgaaataagaCTTACTCATCAATGAATATGACAATATCTCTTCCAGTACCATCGGCATCAATGAATGTTTGGGCGCAAGCGATATCTTGCGATTTATTTACGTAAAAGGACGGCGCAGTCAACCATGTTATTGTACCCACGAGCTGTTCAAaacatgaaacagaaatttttattatttgtggaaTACATCTTCTCGTAATCGGTAGTAATTTCAAAACTGAATTATATAGTAATATGATAGAGAATAACAGCAATATATGACTatagtttatatttcaaactaataactTTAATCCATCTTCGCCAAGACTTAGAGACATAAAACCTGGAGCATAGATCATAATGGGTAaagtagaattttatattttaagtaggaataaaagtttatttttaccgTTTCATTGATTTTACCTTTAAGCATGGTGGCAACGAGAGGAacgtagattaaaaaaaatagtaagaaataaaaattgtaatttttttcaatcagATACATACTCATAGAATCTAATCATTTTGATACATTGGTTGGTTTCATagaaaa contains these protein-coding regions:
- the LOC124366561 gene encoding uncharacterized protein LOC124366561, with product MKTSLLLLLMIYLNGAQATCDNDVINRIKSFWNGNPPKGSLQKLVGTITWLTAPSFYVNKSQDIACAQTFIDADGTGRDIVIFIDETVAENQSYKIAENEDGVLTFTGDSFSSDEKLHVIYLDNSVLAYYQCQVSGNETYLPFAGVGVVNAKNNDIDYSPTIIKGLKEADQALETVKLTPLPGIDTQCGN